A genomic stretch from Neodiprion fabricii isolate iyNeoFabr1 chromosome 3, iyNeoFabr1.1, whole genome shotgun sequence includes:
- the LOC124178258 gene encoding uncharacterized protein LOC124178258 → MVQDHRLCWNCLGRHRSQDCRTTTRCRHCGNKHHTAIHEESRANPQPTAASGSSGLNSLETIALLATATCRVYSTTGAPLTARLLIDQGSELSFMTNSLHKKLGLPLKSANVGLRAIGNTSAGRTLGSCTVELHSLYGKNSLKIQAHILSVLAVDLPSYTLIDKKWSHLLGLQLADPQFLQSRPIDIILGAAPAAFIMNEKIRKGPVDSPIAQSTLLGWIVYGSVNPTATKYSANSLHVSADEQLPDLISRFWDQEEPHDEQHIRYSEQEDECEAHFRSTHYRHPNGRYVVHLPLKDKVEALGNSLRSAQFSLRRVLKRMSTDITYSDLYHNFMSEYENMGHMKHISMADLPEQHCFLPHHGVLKEQSTTTKLRVVFNGSCNTSSGVSLNGILHVGPKIQVDICDVLLRIRRFPILFGSDITKMFRQIDIDPKDWPLQSILWKTKDNSQQAYTLTTVTYGTTCAPYLAVRTLLQLVEDEGSKYPLAVAPMTETRYVDDIYGGADTETEAIAIAKQTRELCAAGCFPLTKWSSNSARLLATMSPNDQPVNSLREIGDTTVKVLGVGWNPHHDVFQFNYHLAEDPPATKRAILSEIARLYDPLGFLAPIIIKAKVIMQELWLEKLGWDDQLAPTQLHKWTVFRADLTNLANLRVNRWINLKENVSAELHGFSDASQLAMAAVVYLKVTDLQGNSSVALLCSKTQVAPLKPLTIPRLELNAAVLLTRLTLYVRKTLNLEQIPIYLWTDSAVTLAWIQSQPSRWKTYVRNRVAKIQDTLPGSRWTFIAGKSNPADCASRGLSVGKLLKHPLWWSGPKWLSLSQENWPTIEPPATTATHQEERPGLTFMTFAKTDSHPLQILLERFSRWVSLVRTLGICLRAISRMKKVPQSSLATPLSAGDLEPAKWLLVKYTQGQYFSSELKLLSDGGFLPKNHPLAKLTPFVDYHGILRVGGRLKNSLLDSQQKNPAILPRYSLLTSLLIDHAHKRNFHGGTQLTLAALRQSYWIIGGRVPVRSHILRCVVCARHRGVRAQQLMGQLPPSRVTPARAFLHTGLDYAGPVTLKTFQGRGAKTYKGWIAVFVCFTTSAIHLELVTDYSTSAFIAAYRRFASRRGVCHTIYSDCGTNFVGADATLRAEFASGSRSLGELSHLLATDGTTWKFNPPGAPHFGGKWEAAVKSIKFHLTRTIGEHLMTYEQLTTVLTQIEAVVNSRPLAPLSEDPADLEPLTPGHFLIGEPLTAVPEPSLPSTTESTLTGYKLLQQLLQQFWRRWSNEVLQRHQGISKWHRASNDIKVGSLVLLTDERFPPTKWPLARVIAIHPGKDGHTRVVTLKTATTELIRPIAKLCVLPIEDLDVSAVNPGENVQSTPKLPGRSEVRLTRSKKAALSRAQITRQSIANQ, encoded by the coding sequence ATGGTTCAAGATCACCGACTGTGCTGGAATTGTTTGGGACGCCACCGCTCACAGGACTGCCGCACCACTACAAGATGTCGCCACTGTGGCAACAAGCACCACACGGCCATCCACGAAGAATCTCGGGCTAATCCTCAACCGACTGCTGCTTCGGGCAGCTCAGGGCTCAATTCTCTGGAAACAATAGCCTTACTTGCTACAGCAACTTGCAGGGTATATTCGACAACGGGAGCTCCTCTGACAGCCAGACTTCTGATAGATCAAGGTTCTGAGCTGTCATTCATGACGAATTCGCTACACAAGAAGCTGGGACTTCCTCTGAAATCCGCAAACGTGGGCCTACGGGCCATCGGCAACACATCTGCTGGCCGCACATTGGGCTCATGCACTGTTGAGCTACATTCGCTATATGGGAAGAATTCGCTAAAGATACAGGCCCACATTCTCTCTGTGTTGGCGGTAGACTTGCCGTCATACACCCTTATCGACAAGAAATGGTCGCATCTACTGGGACTGCAATTGGCTGACCCGCAATTTCTGCAGTCCAGACCAATTGACATCATTTTGGGAGCAGCACCTGCAGCTTTCATCATGAATGAGAAGATTCGCAAAGGGCCTGTTGATTCGCCAATTGCTCAGTCAACCCTCTTGGGCTGGATTGTCTACGGCTCAGTCAATCCAACTGCTACGAAATATTCGGCCAATTCTCTGCACGTGTCAGCCGACGAACAACTACCGGATCTGATCTCCAGATTCTGGGACCAGGAAGAACCGCATGATGAGCAGCACATTCGCTATAGTGAGCAGGAGGACGAATGTGAAGCTCACTTTAGATCCACACATTATCGTCACCCAAATGGGCGTTACGTGGTGCACTTGCCACTCAAGGACAAGGTAGAAGCACTTGGGAATTCACTGAGATCCGCACAATTTTCACTGCGTCGGGTTTTGAAACGGATGAGCACGGACATTACTTACAGTGACCTCTACCACAACTTCATGTCTGAGTACGAGAACATGGGTCACATGAAACACATTTCTATGGCAGATCTACCGGAACAACATTGCTTCCTACCTCATCACGGTGTCCTCAAGGAACAGAGCACTACTACAAAGCTCAGAGTAGTGTTCAATGGATCATGCAACACCTCATCAGGAGTTTCGCTGAATGGGATCTTACACGTTGGGCCAAAAATACAAGTAGACATCTGCGATGTACTACTCCGCATTCGTCGGTTTCCAATACTTTTCGGATCCGACATCACAAAGATGTTTCGGCAAATTGACATAGATCCGAAGGACTGGCCGTTACAGTCCATCCTCTGGAAGACCAAGGACAATTCTCAGCAAGCGTACACCCTCACTACGGTCACATACGGCACAACTTGTGCTCCTTATCTTGCTGTAAGGACTCTACTGCAACTAGTAGAGGACGAAGGATCCAAATACCCGCTGGCAGTAGCTCCAATGACTGAAACCCGTTACGTAGATGACATCTACGGGGGAGCTGACACAGAGACGGAAGCGATTGCAATCGCTAAACAAACCAGGGAACTCTGTGCAGCTGGATGCTTCCCATTAACAAAATGGTCAAGTAACAGCGCTCGGTTACTCGCTACAATGTCACCAAACGATCAACCAGTGAACTCGCTACGGGAAATCGGAGATACTACGGTGAAGGTCCTCGGAGTTGGCTGGAATCCTCACCACGATGTATTCCAGTTCAACTATCACTTGGCTGAAGATCCTCCAGCAACAAAACGGGCAATCTTGTCTGAAATTGCTCGTCTGTATGATCCTCTCGGTTTCCTCGCTCCGATCATCATCAAAGCCAAGGTGATCATGCAAGAACTCTGGCTTGAAAAACTGGGCTGGGATGATCAATTGGCTCCGACACAACTCCACAAGTGGACGGTATTTCGAGCGGACCTCACCAACCTTGCTAACCTCCGGGTAAACAGATGGATTAATCTCAAGGAGAATGTGTCTGCAGAGCTCCACGGGTTCTCAGACGCATCCCAACTCGCTATGGCTGCGGTGGTCTACCTGAAGGTGACGGATCTTCAGGGGAATTCGTCAGTTGCACTTTTATGCTCCAAAACTCAAGTAGCCCCTCTGAAACCACTCACAATTCCACGGTTGGAGTTGAACGCTGCCGTACTTCTCACCAGACTTACTCTCTACGTGCGAAAAACACTTAACTTGGAGCAAATACCAATCTATTTGTGGACTGACTCTGCAGTAACCCTCGCTTGGATACAAAGTCAACCCTCTCGCTGGAAAACTTACGTACGCAACAGGGTTGCGAAAATACAAGACACTCTTCCTGGAAGCCGCTGGACCTTTATCGCTGGGAAAAGTAATCCAGCTGACTGTGCTTCGCGAGGACTGTCAGTTGGCAAACTGCTGAAACACCCGCTTTGGTGGTCGGGTCCAAAATGGCTCAGTTTGTCCCAAGAAAACTGGCCAACTATTGAACCACCTGCTACGACCGCAACTCATCAGGAAGAGAGACCAGGTCTAACCTTCATGACATTCGCTAAAACAGATTCACATCCTCTGCAAATTCTCTTAGAACGCTTTTCTCGCTGGGTTTCGCTGGTTCGAACGCTTGGAATCTGTCTACGTGCCATCAGCCGAATGAAAAAGGTGCCACAGTCCTCATTAGCCACCCCGCTATCTGCTGGAGACCTGGAACCCGCAAAATGGCTACTGGTCAAATATACACAAGGCCAGTACTTCTCATCGGAACTCAAGCTGCTTTCTGACGGGGGATTCCTACCAAAAAATCACCCACTCGCCAAGCTGACCCCCTTTGTCGACTATCACGGAATTTTGAGAGTCGGTGGCCGCTTGAAAAATTCGCTATTGGACAGTCAGCAGAAAAATCCAGCGATTCTGCCTAGATACTCACTGCTGACGTCACTCCTCATCGATCATGCACACAAACGGAACTTTCACGGGGGAACGCAATTGACTCTGGCTGCGTTACGCCAATCCTACTGGATTATTGGTGGCCGCGTACCAGTCAGATCTCACATCTTACGCTGCGTAGTCTGTGCTAGACACCGAGGTGTTCGAGCACAGCAATTGATGGGACAACTGCCCCCCTCTAGAGTGACTCCCGCACGAGCGTTTCTACATACAGGATTAGACTACGCTGGGCCAGTCACTCTGAAAACCTTTCAGGGTCGTGGAGCGAAAACTTACAAGGGGTGGATTGCAGTTTTCGTGTGTTTCACGACCTCCGCTATACATCTGGAACTCGTCACGGACTACTCTACAAGCGcattcatcgcagcgtatcggagGTTCGCAAGTCGCCGGGGCGTCTGCCACACCATATATTCGGACTGTGGTACAAACTTTGTGGGTGCAGATGCAACTCTAAGGGCTGAATTCGCATCAGGATCAAGATCACTGGGAGAACTTTCACATTTACTGGCTACAGATGGCACAACCTGGAAGTTCAATCCGCCTGGAGCTCCGCACTTTGGAGGTAAATGGGAAGCTGCCGTCAAGTCTATCAAATTCCATCTCACAAGAACTATCGGAGAGCATCTGATGACTTACGAGCAGCTCACTACGGTTTTGACACAGATCGAAGCCGTGGTAAATTCTCGGCCTCTCGCCCCACTCTCGGAAGATCCTGCCGACCTGGAGCCTCTAACTCCAGGTCACTTCCTCATTGGAGAACCACTCACCGCTGTTCCGGAACCTTCGCTACCTTCAACAACGGAATCGACGCTAACTGGGTACAAGTTGCTACAGCAACTGTTGCAACAGTTTTGGAGACGTTGGAGCAACGAGGTGCTTCAACGTCATCAGGGCATCTCCAAATGGCATCGGGCGTCCAACGACATCAAAGTTGGCTCTCTGGTGCTCCTCACAGACGAGCGGTTCCCACCTACCAAATGGCCACTCGCTAGGGTAATCGCTATCCACCCAGGGAAGGACGGACATACCCGCGTAGTGACACTGAAGACAGCTACCACGGAATTGATCCGACCAATTGCGAAACTATGTGTTCTGCCCATTGAAGATCTTGACGTCTCAGCCGTCAACCCGGGGGAGAATGTTCAGTCAACACCCAAACTGCCCGGGCGAAGCGAAGTTCGGCTTACCCGCAGCAAGAAGGCAGCACTAAGCAGAGCACAGATCACCCGACAATCGATAGCCAATCAATGA